The following proteins are encoded in a genomic region of Streptomyces sp. NBC_01723:
- a CDS encoding NAD(P)/FAD-dependent oxidoreductase, translating to MSTTERPRILVVGGGYVGLYAARRIQKKMRYGEATVTVVDPRSYMTYQPFLPEAAAGSISPRHVVVPLRRVLPKAEVLTGRVTTIDQDRKVATIAPLVGEAYELPFDYLVIAMGAVSRTFPIPGLAEQGIGMKGIEESIGLRNHVLEQLDKADSTTDEEIRRKALTFVFIGGGFAGAETIGEVEDMARDAAKYYTNVSREDMRFVLVDAADKILPEVGPKLGQYGKEHLEGRGVEVYLSTSMDSCVDGHVVLKNGLEVDSNTIVWTAGVKPNPALSRFGLPLGPRGHVDCEPTLQVKGTDYIWAAGDNAQVPDLVGRKAGNENAWCPPNAQHALRQAKVLGDNVISGMRGFPQKEYSHANKGAVAGLGLHKGVAMIVMGKMKIKLKGRLAWYMHRGYHGMAMPTFNRKIRVFADWTLGMFLKREVVSLGAMETPREEFYEAAKPAPVAPPKAADQGEKIASSEKAEEKAKAS from the coding sequence ATGAGCACCACGGAGCGTCCCAGGATCCTCGTAGTAGGCGGTGGGTACGTAGGCCTGTACGCAGCTCGACGCATCCAGAAGAAGATGCGTTACGGCGAGGCGACCGTCACCGTCGTCGACCCGCGGTCGTACATGACCTACCAGCCCTTCCTCCCCGAAGCCGCCGCCGGCAGCATCTCCCCCCGACACGTCGTCGTCCCCCTCAGGCGCGTGCTCCCCAAGGCGGAGGTCCTCACCGGCCGGGTCACCACCATCGACCAGGACCGCAAGGTCGCCACGATCGCCCCGCTGGTGGGCGAGGCGTACGAGCTGCCCTTCGACTACCTGGTCATCGCGATGGGCGCGGTCTCCCGCACCTTCCCGATCCCCGGCCTCGCCGAGCAGGGCATCGGCATGAAGGGCATCGAGGAGTCCATCGGCCTGCGCAACCACGTCCTGGAGCAGCTCGACAAGGCCGACTCCACCACCGACGAGGAGATCCGCCGCAAGGCGCTCACCTTCGTCTTCATCGGCGGCGGGTTCGCCGGCGCGGAGACCATCGGTGAGGTCGAGGACATGGCCCGCGACGCGGCCAAGTACTACACCAACGTCTCCCGCGAGGACATGCGCTTCGTCCTCGTCGACGCCGCCGACAAGATCCTCCCCGAGGTCGGTCCCAAGCTCGGCCAGTACGGCAAGGAGCACCTCGAGGGCCGCGGCGTCGAGGTCTACCTGTCCACCTCCATGGACTCCTGCGTCGACGGCCACGTGGTGCTGAAGAACGGGCTGGAGGTCGACTCCAACACCATCGTGTGGACGGCCGGCGTCAAGCCCAACCCGGCGCTCTCCCGCTTCGGCCTGCCGCTGGGTCCCCGCGGTCACGTCGACTGCGAGCCGACCCTCCAGGTCAAGGGCACCGACTACATCTGGGCCGCGGGCGACAACGCCCAGGTGCCGGACCTCGTCGGACGCAAGGCGGGCAACGAGAACGCCTGGTGCCCGCCGAACGCCCAGCACGCGCTGCGCCAGGCCAAGGTCCTCGGCGACAACGTGATCTCCGGCATGCGGGGCTTCCCGCAGAAGGAGTACAGCCACGCCAACAAGGGCGCGGTGGCGGGCCTCGGCCTGCACAAGGGCGTCGCGATGATCGTCATGGGCAAGATGAAGATCAAGCTCAAGGGCCGTCTCGCCTGGTACATGCACCGTGGCTACCACGGCATGGCGATGCCGACGTTCAACCGGAAGATCCGCGTCTTCGCGGACTGGACCCTCGGCATGTTCCTCAAGCGCGAGGTCGTCTCCCTCGGTGCGATGGAGACTCCGCGCGAGGAGTTCTACGAGGCCGCCAAGCCGGCCCCGGTCGCGCCGCCGAAGGCCGCCGACCAGGGCGAGAAGATCGCGTCGTCGGAGAAGGCCGAGGAGAAGGCCAAGGCCTCCTGA
- a CDS encoding Ppx/GppA phosphatase family protein, whose product MTRVAAVDCGTNSIRLLVADADPATGELTDLDRRMTIVRLGQGVDRTGRLAPEALERTFAACREYAEVIKEHGAERVRFVATSASRDAENRDDFVRGVLDILGVEPEVISGDQEAEFSFTGATRELAGRDDLDRPYLVVDIGGGSTEFVVGDDHVRAARSVDVGCVRMTERHLVREGVVTDPPTAEQVAAMRADIEAALDLAEETVPLREARTLVGLAGSVTTVSAIAQELPAYDSAAIHHSRVSRDRVREITDWLLRSTHAERAAVPSMHPGRVDVIGAGALVLLSIMERTGAEEVVVSEHDILDGIAWSVA is encoded by the coding sequence CGTCGCGGACGCCGACCCGGCCACCGGTGAGCTGACCGACCTGGACCGCCGCATGACCATCGTGCGGCTCGGCCAGGGCGTCGACCGCACCGGGCGGCTGGCGCCGGAGGCGCTGGAGCGGACCTTCGCCGCGTGCCGCGAGTACGCCGAGGTGATCAAGGAGCACGGCGCCGAGCGGGTGCGCTTCGTGGCGACCTCCGCCTCCCGGGACGCGGAGAACCGCGACGACTTCGTGCGCGGGGTGCTGGACATCCTCGGTGTGGAGCCGGAGGTCATCTCCGGCGACCAGGAGGCGGAGTTCTCCTTCACCGGGGCGACCCGGGAGCTGGCGGGGCGCGACGACCTCGACCGGCCCTACCTGGTCGTCGACATCGGCGGCGGCTCCACCGAGTTCGTGGTGGGCGACGACCATGTGCGCGCCGCCCGCTCGGTGGACGTCGGCTGTGTGCGGATGACCGAGCGGCACCTGGTGCGCGAGGGCGTGGTGACCGACCCGCCCACCGCCGAGCAGGTCGCGGCGATGCGGGCCGACATCGAGGCGGCCCTCGACCTCGCCGAGGAGACGGTGCCGCTGCGCGAGGCGCGCACGCTGGTCGGGCTGGCCGGGTCGGTGACGACGGTGTCCGCCATCGCGCAGGAGCTGCCGGCGTACGACTCGGCCGCCATCCACCACTCCCGGGTCTCCCGGGACCGGGTCCGGGAGATCACCGACTGGCTGCTGCGCTCCACGCACGCCGAGCGGGCGGCCGTCCCCTCCATGCACCCGGGCCGCGTCGACGTGATCGGGGCGGGCGCGCTGGTGCTGCTCTCGATCATGGAGCGGACCGGTGCGGAGGAGGTCGTCGTGAGCGAACACGACATCCTCGACGGCATCGCGTGGTCGGTCGCGTAG